The Sphingosinicella humi genome has a window encoding:
- a CDS encoding translocation/assembly module TamB domain-containing protein: MATEALVEVAEPSRPRRRRWLTGGAKLLLGLVIALLVALGALVVFLDTDAGHRFITDRIAAFSPSSGLKVRIGRIEGSIWGDTRLRDVRVYDPEGLFAESPLIELDWQPTAWVGNRLIIDELTSELVIVHRLPKLRPSEEPKPILPDFDIRIGRLQIDQLRFEKDVTGERRVARVSGEADIRSGRALVKLRATVPGGGDALSLLIDAEPDRDRFDIDVGLNAPADSVVGAIVGTKRPIRLDIQGDGSWSRWAGTARLDLSGRRAVELALRAEEGRYSLSGWMAPSQFLKGKQARLSAPRINVGATATLKDRRLDGEVSLRSAALRIESRGIIDLATSSFDDVRIAADLLRPPALFPNMTGQRVRATMLLNGPFRTARFAYRITSPRVAFDDTGFDDVRAEGRGQLSKEPVSVPVLVTARRVTGVGDVAGGILANLRVQGLLKVTARRLTGEGLTLTSDKLKGKLSLFVDLVNGDYQVILSGGLTRYLIPGLGIVDVTSELRVVEGPGGRGTVVTGKGRAWVRRFDNKFLAGLAGGLPEIETDLVRGPDKVLHFRNLRLTAPSISIAGNGYRRRDGTFWFEGSGNQAEYGPFAMTLDGRIERPKLAIRLERPNDALGLADVLLNLDPTDEGFAYGAEGMSLLGPFTSRGAILLPDGQPAVIQVAAIDVSGTTASGSLRSDPGGFTGRLDVAGGGLDGALLFNPVGEVQRIEAHLTARDARFAGPPPIAIRRGKLDGVILLNPGATSIEGKLTASGLSRGPLSLARVTAEASLRGGSGRIRADIAGTRGRDFVFRTVADVAPDRVRLSGEGTVDRRPIKLSEAAEFTRVGEAWRLAPTFLAFAGGTATVSGLWGPDATEVNARMERMPLTVLDIAWPELGLGGIASGTFGYRSPRDGVAPTGDVNLRIRGLTRSGLVLSSRPVDVGVIARLDGRNAAMRAVAVSEGRMIGRAQARLSPIGTSGDIGERLASAPLFAQLRYNGPADTLWRLTGLDLLDFSGPVAIGADARGTLENPRIQGSLRTEQARLESAVTGTVIENIQASGRFGGSRLVIDRFAGTTKGAGRVSGRAAFDLSATRGVGMDVAVEAQSALLIDRDDIKADVTGPITIRSDGSGGTIAGNVELVRGSFKLGSATAAAEVPRLAVTEVNRPADEAAPEEPTAPWKLDLKVRADNRLTVTGLGINSEWGANLDVGGTVTQPRINGRADLIRGTYDFAGRRFDLERGIIRFQGESPINPVLDIVAEGGLQGLNATIRVTGRGQKPEIAFTSTPALPQDELLSRLLFGTSITNLSAPEALQLAAAVASLNESGDGLDPINAVRAATGLDRLRILPADIATGQGTSIAAGKYIGRRVYVEVITDGRGYSATQVEYQITRWLSLLSSISTIGRESINVRVSKDY, from the coding sequence ATGGCGACGGAGGCGCTCGTCGAGGTCGCCGAGCCGTCTCGGCCTCGACGCCGTCGCTGGCTCACCGGAGGGGCCAAGCTCCTTCTCGGCCTGGTCATCGCCCTGCTAGTCGCGCTCGGCGCGCTCGTCGTCTTTCTCGACACCGATGCGGGGCACCGCTTCATCACCGACCGCATCGCCGCGTTCAGCCCCTCCTCCGGCCTCAAGGTCAGGATCGGGCGGATCGAAGGCTCCATCTGGGGCGACACGCGCCTGCGCGACGTGCGCGTCTACGATCCCGAGGGGCTGTTCGCCGAATCCCCGCTGATCGAGCTCGACTGGCAGCCCACCGCCTGGGTCGGCAATCGCCTCATCATCGACGAGCTCACCTCCGAGCTGGTCATCGTCCATCGCCTGCCGAAGCTCCGCCCCAGCGAGGAGCCGAAGCCGATACTGCCCGATTTCGACATCCGCATCGGACGGCTCCAGATCGACCAGCTCCGCTTCGAGAAGGACGTGACGGGCGAGCGGCGGGTGGCGCGGGTCTCGGGCGAGGCGGACATCCGCTCCGGCAGGGCGTTGGTGAAGCTGAGGGCGACGGTCCCGGGCGGCGGCGATGCGCTTTCGCTGCTGATCGACGCCGAGCCCGACCGCGATCGATTCGACATCGATGTCGGCCTCAATGCCCCCGCCGACAGCGTCGTCGGCGCCATCGTCGGCACCAAGCGGCCGATCCGGCTCGATATCCAGGGCGACGGCAGCTGGAGCCGATGGGCGGGCACGGCGCGCCTGGACCTCTCCGGCCGCCGCGCTGTGGAGCTGGCGCTGCGCGCGGAGGAGGGCCGTTACAGCCTCTCGGGCTGGATGGCGCCTTCGCAGTTCCTCAAGGGCAAGCAGGCGCGGCTGAGCGCGCCGCGCATAAACGTCGGCGCCACGGCGACGCTCAAGGACAGGCGGCTGGACGGGGAGGTTTCGCTTCGCTCCGCGGCGCTGAGGATCGAGAGCCGGGGCATCATCGACCTCGCCACCAGCAGCTTCGACGATGTCCGCATCGCCGCCGATCTCCTCCGCCCGCCCGCCTTGTTCCCCAACATGACGGGCCAGCGCGTGCGGGCGACGATGCTGCTCAACGGGCCGTTCCGCACCGCCCGCTTCGCCTACCGCATCACGTCGCCGCGCGTCGCGTTCGACGACACCGGATTCGACGATGTGCGGGCGGAAGGGCGGGGGCAGCTTTCCAAGGAGCCGGTGAGCGTCCCCGTGCTGGTGACGGCGCGGCGGGTGACCGGCGTCGGCGACGTGGCGGGCGGCATCCTCGCCAATCTTCGTGTCCAGGGCTTGCTGAAGGTGACGGCGCGGCGGCTGACGGGGGAGGGGCTGACGCTCACCTCCGACAAGCTGAAGGGCAAGCTCAGCCTGTTCGTCGACCTCGTCAACGGCGACTATCAGGTGATCCTCTCGGGCGGCCTTACCCGTTATCTCATTCCCGGCCTCGGCATCGTCGACGTGACCAGCGAATTGCGCGTCGTCGAAGGGCCCGGCGGACGCGGTACAGTGGTCACCGGCAAGGGCCGGGCCTGGGTCAGGCGGTTCGACAACAAGTTCCTGGCCGGCCTCGCCGGCGGATTGCCGGAGATCGAGACCGACCTCGTCCGCGGGCCCGACAAGGTGCTCCACTTCCGCAATCTAAGGCTCACCGCGCCGTCCATCAGCATTGCCGGCAATGGCTACCGGCGGCGGGACGGCACCTTCTGGTTCGAAGGGTCGGGAAACCAGGCCGAATATGGCCCCTTCGCGATGACGCTCGACGGACGGATCGAGCGGCCTAAGCTCGCGATCCGGCTCGAACGGCCGAACGACGCGCTCGGCCTCGCGGACGTGTTGCTGAACCTCGATCCGACCGATGAGGGCTTCGCCTACGGCGCCGAAGGGATGTCGCTGCTCGGCCCCTTCACTTCGCGCGGTGCCATCTTGCTGCCGGACGGGCAGCCGGCGGTGATCCAGGTGGCGGCGATCGACGTATCCGGCACGACGGCTTCGGGCAGCTTGCGCTCCGATCCCGGCGGCTTCACCGGACGGCTCGACGTCGCCGGCGGCGGGCTGGACGGCGCCCTGCTGTTCAATCCGGTCGGTGAAGTGCAGCGGATCGAGGCGCATCTGACGGCGCGCGACGCGCGCTTCGCCGGCCCGCCCCCGATCGCCATCCGGCGCGGCAAGCTCGACGGCGTCATCCTCCTCAATCCGGGCGCCACCTCCATCGAAGGCAAGCTGACCGCGAGCGGCCTCAGCCGCGGGCCGCTCTCGCTCGCCCGGGTCACCGCCGAAGCCAGCCTCCGCGGCGGCAGCGGCCGGATACGCGCCGACATCGCCGGCACCCGCGGACGGGACTTCGTCTTCCGCACTGTCGCCGACGTCGCGCCGGACCGGGTGAGGCTCAGCGGCGAAGGCACGGTCGATCGCCGTCCGATCAAGCTCAGCGAAGCGGCGGAGTTCACGAGAGTGGGCGAGGCCTGGCGCCTGGCGCCGACGTTCCTCGCCTTCGCCGGCGGCACCGCCACCGTCTCCGGCCTGTGGGGTCCGGACGCCACCGAGGTGAACGCGAGGATGGAGCGGATGCCGCTCACTGTGCTCGACATTGCCTGGCCGGAGCTGGGGCTCGGCGGCATCGCCTCGGGCACCTTCGGCTACCGCTCGCCCAGGGACGGCGTCGCTCCCACCGGCGATGTCAATCTCCGCATCCGGGGTCTCACCCGCTCCGGGCTGGTGCTGTCCTCGCGGCCGGTCGACGTGGGCGTCATCGCCCGGCTCGACGGCCGCAACGCCGCCATGCGGGCGGTGGCGGTAAGCGAGGGGCGCATGATCGGCCGGGCGCAGGCGCGGCTGTCGCCGATCGGCACCAGCGGGGATATCGGTGAGCGGCTGGCGAGCGCGCCGCTCTTCGCTCAGCTCCGCTACAACGGTCCCGCCGACACGCTTTGGCGGCTGACCGGGCTCGATCTGCTTGATTTCAGCGGTCCGGTCGCGATCGGCGCGGATGCCCGCGGCACGCTGGAGAACCCGCGGATTCAAGGGTCCCTCCGCACGGAGCAGGCGAGGCTCGAAAGCGCGGTCACCGGCACCGTGATCGAGAATATCCAGGCGAGCGGGCGCTTCGGCGGCTCGCGGCTGGTGATCGATCGCTTCGCCGGCACGACCAAGGGCGCCGGCCGCGTCTCTGGCCGCGCCGCCTTCGATCTCTCCGCGACACGGGGCGTCGGCATGGATGTGGCGGTCGAGGCTCAATCGGCGCTGCTGATCGATCGGGACGATATCAAGGCCGACGTGACGGGCCCGATCACCATCCGCTCCGACGGGTCGGGCGGCACCATCGCCGGCAATGTCGAGCTGGTCAGGGGCAGCTTCAAGCTCGGCAGCGCGACCGCCGCCGCCGAGGTGCCCCGCCTCGCCGTCACCGAGGTGAACCGCCCGGCGGACGAGGCGGCCCCCGAGGAGCCGACCGCGCCCTGGAAGCTCGACCTCAAGGTGCGAGCCGACAATCGCCTCACCGTCACCGGCCTTGGCATCAACAGCGAATGGGGCGCCAACCTGGACGTCGGCGGCACCGTGACGCAGCCGCGCATCAACGGCCGCGCCGACCTCATCCGCGGCACCTACGATTTCGCCGGCCGCCGCTTCGACCTGGAGCGCGGCATCATCCGCTTCCAGGGCGAGTCGCCGATCAACCCGGTGCTCGACATCGTAGCAGAGGGCGGCCTCCAGGGTCTCAACGCCACCATCCGCGTCACCGGCCGGGGCCAGAAGCCCGAGATCGCCTTCACCAGCACGCCCGCCTTGCCGCAGGATGAGCTGCTGAGCCGCCTCCTCTTCGGCACGTCGATCACCAACCTGTCGGCGCCCGAGGCGCTGCAGCTCGCGGCGGCGGTGGCGTCGCTCAACGAAAGCGGCGACGGCCTCGATCCGATCAACGCCGTGCGCGCCGCCACCGGCCTCGACCGGCTCCGCATCCTCCCCGCCGACATCGCCACCGGCCAGGGCACCTCGATCGCCGCCGGCAAATATATCGGCCGCCGCGTCTATGTGGAGGTGATCACCGACGGCCGCGGCTATTCGGCCACCCAGGTCGAATATCAGATCACGCGCTGGCTCTCGCTGCTGTCGAGCATCTCCACCATCGGCCGCGAAAGCATCAACGTGCGGGTGTCGAAGGATTATTGA
- a CDS encoding autotransporter assembly complex protein TamA, producing MSQVAAGRRVAARLAALSLILCHGHALAQDSDPFGELDAPLDPSAPLDPLPGLGVPWPDMEQESGDDIAVAPDASIADAAGERTYVVRVEGLEGIGAAGLLDQFAELSTLQANREDPANAAQVDRRAREDEELMAELLRAYGYYDALVRTRVERTETANRFVVTLEVEPGPQYSFAEVSLPGLEAAGEDAAALREAFGVEVGAPIDAAAVTTGEAALRLELGRRGYAFAEVGELDIKVDHDTRTATLVLPVEPNGERRFGRIVVEGTPLFSARHIERIARFEPGDEYEAPLLDDLRRALVATGLVSSVAIRPIDDPDSRTVDIAVALEPAPMRTIAGAAGYGTGEGVRLEASWQHRNLIKPEGAVTFRGVAGTREQLVSATLRRNNFIERDQVLTAQVAASHVERDAYEANTFLVGGGIERQTNIIWQKKWTWAVGADLIATDERDVDIDSGMTRRRTFFIGALPATLSYDGSNDLLDPTEGFRLSGRFSPEASLQDGTFFYARAQIDGSVYQPVSDKVTFAGRARLGSIVGAARDRIAPSRRFYAGGGGSVRGYGFQRLGPRDPIFDDPIGGRSLAEFALEARVRVGDFGIVPFLDAGNIYESSLPELDDLRFGAGLGVRYHTNFGPIRVDVGTPLNRRRGDPRVAVYVSLGQAF from the coding sequence ATGTCGCAAGTCGCTGCGGGGCGGCGTGTGGCGGCGAGGCTCGCCGCCCTGTCCCTTATTCTTTGCCACGGTCATGCCCTCGCGCAGGATTCCGACCCATTTGGCGAGCTGGATGCCCCGCTCGACCCCTCGGCGCCGCTCGATCCGCTGCCGGGGCTCGGGGTTCCCTGGCCGGACATGGAGCAGGAGAGCGGCGACGACATCGCCGTCGCGCCCGATGCCAGCATCGCCGATGCGGCGGGCGAACGGACCTATGTCGTTCGGGTCGAGGGGCTGGAGGGCATCGGCGCGGCCGGCCTGCTCGACCAGTTCGCCGAGCTGTCGACGCTCCAGGCCAATCGCGAGGATCCCGCCAACGCCGCCCAGGTCGACCGGCGCGCGCGCGAGGACGAAGAGCTGATGGCCGAGCTGCTTCGGGCCTATGGCTATTATGACGCGCTGGTCCGGACCCGGGTGGAGCGGACCGAGACCGCCAACCGGTTCGTAGTGACGCTGGAGGTCGAGCCGGGGCCGCAATATAGTTTCGCCGAGGTCAGCCTGCCGGGCCTGGAAGCGGCGGGCGAGGATGCGGCTGCCCTGCGGGAGGCGTTTGGCGTGGAGGTGGGGGCGCCGATCGATGCCGCCGCCGTCACCACCGGCGAGGCGGCGCTCCGGCTGGAGCTTGGCAGGCGGGGCTATGCCTTCGCCGAGGTCGGCGAGCTCGACATAAAGGTCGATCACGACACCCGGACGGCGACCCTGGTGCTGCCGGTCGAGCCGAACGGGGAGCGTCGGTTCGGCCGCATCGTCGTCGAGGGGACGCCGCTGTTCAGCGCCCGCCATATCGAGCGCATCGCCCGCTTCGAACCCGGCGACGAATATGAGGCGCCGCTGCTCGACGATCTGCGCCGAGCCCTTGTCGCCACCGGTCTCGTCTCCTCGGTCGCCATCCGCCCCATCGACGATCCCGACAGCCGCACCGTCGACATCGCCGTCGCGCTGGAGCCGGCGCCGATGCGCACCATCGCCGGCGCGGCGGGTTACGGCACGGGCGAGGGCGTCCGCCTGGAGGCGAGCTGGCAGCACAGAAACCTGATCAAGCCCGAAGGGGCCGTCACCTTCCGCGGCGTCGCCGGGACTCGCGAGCAGCTCGTCTCCGCCACCCTTCGCCGCAACAATTTCATCGAACGCGACCAGGTCCTCACCGCCCAGGTCGCCGCCAGCCATGTCGAGCGCGACGCCTATGAGGCGAACACCTTCCTCGTCGGCGGCGGCATCGAGCGGCAGACCAATATCATCTGGCAGAAGAAATGGACCTGGGCAGTGGGCGCCGACCTCATCGCCACCGACGAGCGCGACGTCGACATCGACAGCGGCATGACGCGCCGCCGCACCTTCTTCATCGGCGCGCTGCCGGCGACCTTGTCGTACGACGGCTCCAACGACCTGCTCGATCCTACCGAGGGCTTCCGCCTGTCCGGCCGCTTCTCGCCCGAAGCCTCGCTGCAGGACGGGACCTTCTTCTATGCGCGCGCCCAGATCGACGGCAGCGTCTATCAGCCGGTTTCGGACAAAGTGACGTTCGCGGGGCGGGCGCGGCTCGGCTCCATCGTCGGCGCTGCCCGCGATCGGATCGCGCCGTCGCGGCGCTTCTATGCCGGCGGCGGGGGCTCGGTGCGGGGCTATGGCTTCCAGCGGCTGGGGCCGCGCGACCCGATCTTCGACGATCCCATCGGCGGCCGCAGCCTCGCCGAATTCGCGCTGGAGGCGCGGGTGCGGGTCGGCGATTTCGGCATCGTGCCGTTTCTCGACGCCGGCAATATCTATGAATCCTCCCTGCCGGAGTTGGACGACCTTCGCTTCGGCGCCGGCCTCGGGGTTCGCTATCACACTAATTTCGGGCCGATCCGCGTCGATGTCGGCACTCCGCTCAATCGGCGCAGAGGCGATCCCCGTGTCGCCGTCTACGTATCGCTGGGGCAGGCCTTCTGA
- a CDS encoding S24 family peptidase, which translates to MDTRAQLERLIRERGEDYAGLSRLIGRNAAYVQQYIKRGIPRRLAEEDRRLLARYFGVPEALLGGPPARPDVAESHVVVPQLDIGASAGPGAFADGERLRSHVAFDAQWLRRLGAGDVRQLSTIRVEGDSMMPTLADGDEILVDRSDVAERLRDGIYVLRMDDALIVKRLSVNPAARTVSICSDNEAYPGWPDCPLSAIDIVGRVVWAGRRIG; encoded by the coding sequence ATGGACACGCGCGCACAGCTGGAGCGGCTGATCAGGGAGCGGGGGGAGGATTATGCCGGCCTGTCGCGCCTCATCGGGCGCAACGCCGCCTATGTGCAGCAATATATCAAGCGCGGCATCCCGAGGCGGCTGGCCGAGGAGGACCGGCGGCTGCTGGCGCGTTATTTCGGAGTGCCGGAGGCGCTGCTAGGCGGCCCGCCCGCGCGGCCGGACGTTGCGGAAAGCCATGTCGTCGTGCCGCAGCTCGATATCGGCGCCAGCGCCGGCCCCGGCGCTTTCGCGGACGGAGAACGGCTTCGTTCCCACGTCGCTTTCGACGCGCAATGGCTCCGCCGCCTAGGTGCCGGAGACGTGCGCCAACTCTCGACCATTCGAGTCGAGGGCGATTCGATGATGCCGACGCTGGCCGACGGCGACGAGATACTGGTCGACCGGAGCGACGTCGCCGAGCGCCTCCGCGACGGCATCTATGTGCTGCGGATGGACGATGCGCTGATCGTCAAGCGCCTGTCGGTCAATCCCGCGGCTCGCACGGTGTCGATTTGCAGCGACAACGAAGCCTATCCCGGCTGGCCCGACTGCCCCTTGAGCGCCATCGACATCGTGGGGCGCGTCGTCTGGGCCGGGCGACGGATCGGCTAG
- a CDS encoding TIGR04063 family PEP-CTERM/XrtA system glycosyltransferase produces MRILHVLDHSLPLHSGYTFRTRAILKAQVARGWKVAGLTGVRHKTGGADPETIDGLTFYRTPPIPDAPSPLREWREVGALAERLDRLVDEWKPDRIHAHSPALNALAALRVARRRRLPLVYEIRAFWEDAAVGNGTGREGSVRYRLTRMLETHAARRADAVAVICEGLRQDLVGRGIASEKIIVAPNGVDMELFGNPPAPDPLFAAELGLAGAEVVGFIGSFYDYEGLDDLIAAMPALVEKRPKAHLLLVGGGPMEAALKAQAERSPVADRIHFAGRVPHEEVDRYYALIDILAYPRKAMRLTELVTPLKPLEAMAQMKLVAASNVGGHRELIEDGVTGTLFPPGDPAAIATALGDLFSGRERWDERRDVARRFVETDRNWSSNIARYIPAYLGLASKAL; encoded by the coding sequence ATGCGCATCCTCCACGTGCTCGACCACAGCCTGCCGCTGCACAGCGGCTATACTTTCAGGACCCGGGCGATCCTGAAGGCGCAGGTGGCGCGCGGATGGAAGGTCGCCGGCCTCACCGGTGTCCGCCACAAGACCGGCGGCGCCGATCCCGAGACGATCGACGGCCTCACCTTCTACCGCACGCCGCCCATCCCGGATGCACCGTCGCCGCTGCGCGAATGGCGCGAGGTCGGGGCGCTGGCGGAACGGCTCGACCGGCTTGTCGACGAATGGAAGCCGGATCGCATCCATGCCCACTCGCCGGCCTTGAACGCGCTGGCGGCGCTGCGCGTGGCGCGGCGGCGGCGACTGCCGCTGGTCTATGAAATCCGGGCCTTCTGGGAAGATGCGGCGGTGGGCAACGGCACGGGCCGCGAAGGCTCCGTCCGCTACCGGCTGACGCGTATGCTGGAAACCCATGCGGCGCGGCGAGCCGATGCGGTCGCGGTCATCTGCGAAGGCCTGCGCCAGGACCTCGTCGGGCGCGGCATAGCGTCGGAGAAGATCATCGTCGCTCCGAACGGGGTCGACATGGAGCTGTTCGGCAACCCGCCGGCGCCCGATCCCCTTTTTGCAGCCGAGCTGGGCCTTGCCGGAGCCGAGGTGGTCGGGTTCATCGGCTCATTCTACGATTATGAAGGGCTGGACGACCTCATCGCCGCGATGCCGGCGCTGGTTGAGAAACGCCCGAAGGCGCACCTGCTCCTGGTTGGCGGCGGGCCGATGGAGGCGGCGCTGAAAGCCCAGGCGGAGCGCTCGCCGGTCGCGGATCGCATCCATTTCGCCGGCCGCGTGCCGCACGAGGAGGTCGACCGCTATTATGCGCTGATCGACATCCTCGCTTATCCGAGAAAGGCGATGCGGCTGACCGAGCTGGTCACGCCGCTGAAGCCGCTTGAGGCGATGGCGCAGATGAAGCTCGTCGCCGCGTCGAACGTCGGAGGGCATCGTGAGCTGATCGAGGACGGAGTCACCGGCACCTTGTTCCCGCCCGGCGATCCCGCGGCGATCGCGACGGCGCTGGGCGATCTCTTTTCCGGACGCGAGCGGTGGGACGAGCGCCGCGACGTCGCCCGCCGCTTCGTCGAGACCGATCGTAACTGGTCGTCAAACATTGCCCGCTACATCCCGGCCTATCTGGGGCTGGCGAGCAAAGCGCTGTGA
- a CDS encoding putative O-glycosylation ligase, exosortase A system-associated produces the protein MRDLALIGFLTALLGLGLKRPFLFVLAYAYVDIVSPQRLSYYLLNSIPVSMIVAGLAFAGWLIADDKRHLKVTGRQWLMLVLLAYAGWTTLRADLYVEALSKWDWVWKAMAWAIFLPLTLRTRLRIEAYLLFMILSAAAIVIVGGIKTLLSGGGYGVLHLMVDNNSGLYEGSTIATVAIAIIPVILWLARFGTVYARDWRVRLFASALILACLLIPVGTEARTGLVCAGALAIFLLREAKNRIAYMAMIALAVVVAVPFLPQSFTGRMSTIQTYEADASASTRLAVWAWTWDYAKENPLGGGFEAYRQNSLRVKMVSSENVGVVELVDRSVVEDQGRAYHSSYFEMLGEQGFPGLILFLLIHGIGLIRMEVLRRRHRGAEGDQAWISPLATALQNGHLVYLVGSLFIGIAWQPFIYMLIAVQIGFDTYVSRRANEGTRRPWRKAPLAASPAV, from the coding sequence GTGCGTGATCTCGCCCTCATCGGCTTCCTGACGGCGCTGCTCGGCCTCGGCCTCAAGCGGCCGTTCCTGTTCGTCCTCGCTTATGCCTATGTCGACATCGTCTCGCCGCAGCGCCTGTCCTATTATCTGCTGAACAGCATCCCCGTCTCGATGATCGTCGCCGGTCTCGCCTTCGCCGGCTGGCTGATCGCCGACGACAAGCGCCACTTGAAAGTGACGGGGCGGCAGTGGCTGATGCTGGTCCTGCTCGCCTATGCCGGCTGGACCACGCTCCGCGCCGACCTCTATGTCGAGGCGCTCTCCAAATGGGACTGGGTGTGGAAGGCGATGGCCTGGGCCATCTTCCTGCCGCTCACCCTGCGCACGCGCCTCAGGATCGAAGCCTATCTGCTGTTCATGATCCTGTCCGCTGCCGCGATCGTCATCGTCGGCGGCATCAAGACCCTGCTCTCGGGCGGCGGCTATGGCGTGCTCCACCTGATGGTCGACAATAATAGCGGCCTCTACGAAGGCAGCACTATCGCCACCGTCGCCATCGCGATCATCCCCGTCATCCTCTGGCTCGCCCGCTTCGGCACCGTCTACGCGCGCGACTGGCGGGTGCGCCTGTTCGCCTCTGCGCTGATCCTCGCCTGCCTGCTGATCCCGGTCGGGACGGAGGCGCGCACCGGCCTCGTCTGCGCCGGCGCCCTCGCCATCTTCCTGCTGCGCGAAGCGAAGAACCGCATCGCCTATATGGCCATGATCGCCCTGGCCGTGGTCGTCGCCGTGCCCTTCCTTCCGCAAAGCTTCACCGGCCGGATGAGCACCATCCAGACCTATGAGGCCGACGCCTCTGCCAGCACCCGGCTCGCCGTCTGGGCCTGGACCTGGGACTATGCGAAAGAGAATCCGCTGGGCGGCGGGTTCGAGGCTTATCGCCAGAACTCGCTGCGCGTGAAAATGGTGTCCTCCGAGAATGTGGGCGTCGTCGAGTTGGTCGATCGCAGCGTGGTCGAGGACCAGGGCCGGGCCTATCACAGCAGCTATTTCGAGATGCTAGGCGAGCAGGGCTTCCCGGGTCTCATCCTTTTCCTCCTCATCCACGGCATCGGCCTCATCCGCATGGAGGTACTGAGGCGGCGCCATAGAGGGGCGGAAGGAGACCAGGCCTGGATTTCGCCGCTCGCGACCGCACTCCAGAACGGCCACCTCGTCTATCTGGTCGGCAGCCTCTTCATTGGCATCGCCTGGCAGCCCTTCATCTACATGTTGATCGCGGTGCAGATCGGCTTCGACACCTATGTGTCGCGCAGGGCCAATGAAGGCACGCGGCGGCCATGGAGGAAGGCGCCTCTCGCCGCATCGCCAGCGGTATAG
- a CDS encoding type 1 glutamine amidotransferase domain-containing protein produces the protein MPTISDARILIIATDGFEDSELMDPRQTLIDRGAQVTLASLDTKEIAGDNGTKITPDCAVDQIDSKAFDALLLPGGTKNPDKLRMDEQVVYTVRKFIDAGKPVGAICHGPWLLVEADVIRGRTVTSWPSIRTDLRNAGAEVVDKEAVTDGNLVTSRKPEDIPAFTEAFIQLVESVEAPMATA, from the coding sequence ATGCCGACCATTTCGGACGCCCGAATACTTATCATCGCCACCGATGGGTTCGAGGATTCGGAGCTCATGGACCCGCGCCAGACCCTGATCGATCGGGGCGCGCAGGTGACCCTCGCCTCCCTCGACACCAAGGAAATCGCGGGCGACAACGGGACCAAGATCACGCCCGACTGCGCCGTCGACCAGATCGACAGCAAGGCCTTCGACGCGCTGCTGCTCCCCGGCGGCACCAAGAATCCGGACAAGCTCAGGATGGATGAGCAGGTGGTCTATACGGTGAGGAAGTTCATCGATGCCGGAAAGCCGGTTGGCGCCATCTGCCACGGGCCCTGGCTGCTCGTCGAAGCCGACGTGATCCGCGGACGCACCGTCACCAGTTGGCCCTCGATCCGCACCGATTTGAGGAATGCCGGCGCCGAGGTCGTGGACAAGGAAGCTGTGACGGACGGCAATCTCGTAACCAGCCGCAAGCCGGAGGACATTCCGGCCTTCACGGAAGCCTTCATCCAGCTGGTGGAGAGCGTCGAAGCGCCGATGGCGACCGCCTGA
- a CDS encoding DNA topoisomerase IB: MLCFVDDALPGITRKRRGRYWQYFDAKGERITDRDEIDRLNAVGLPPAYKNAWYCPSPEGHIQAIGYDDKGRKQYRYHEDFRAQQEAAKYDGCADFGRALPLLRARVEEDMAGRKLDRDTVVAAVVRLLDLGHLRVGNESYAKENKSFGATTLRTRHARVKGKTVKMRFKGKSGQLQEVSVTDRNLTRLVKRCQDLPGQQLFQFVDEEGEPRAVGSSDVNAYIKEAMGEAFTAKHFRTWGASRIAFEQICAAGEDGISLKEMLEPVAEALGNTPAISRKSYVHPALIEAVKRNPRDPLGGLQCPRATKYLSSAERGLIEFLDNEAARTETEAKAA, from the coding sequence ATGCTCTGCTTTGTCGACGACGCGCTGCCAGGGATCACGCGCAAGCGCCGGGGCCGCTACTGGCAGTATTTCGACGCCAAGGGCGAGCGCATCACCGATCGCGACGAGATCGACCGGCTGAACGCCGTCGGCCTTCCTCCGGCCTATAAGAATGCCTGGTACTGCCCCTCGCCGGAAGGCCATATCCAGGCGATCGGCTATGACGACAAGGGACGGAAACAATATCGCTATCACGAAGATTTCCGCGCCCAGCAGGAGGCCGCCAAATATGACGGCTGCGCCGATTTCGGCCGCGCCCTGCCGCTCCTTCGGGCACGGGTCGAGGAGGATATGGCGGGGCGCAAGCTCGACCGCGACACCGTCGTCGCCGCCGTCGTCCGCCTTCTCGACCTGGGCCATCTCCGCGTCGGCAACGAAAGCTACGCCAAGGAGAATAAGAGCTTCGGCGCGACCACGCTTCGCACCCGCCATGCCCGGGTGAAGGGCAAGACGGTCAAGATGCGCTTCAAGGGCAAGTCCGGACAGCTCCAGGAGGTGTCGGTCACCGACCGCAATCTCACCCGCCTCGTCAAACGCTGCCAGGATTTGCCGGGCCAGCAGCTATTCCAGTTCGTCGACGAGGAGGGGGAGCCGCGCGCCGTCGGCTCCAGCGACGTCAACGCCTACATCAAGGAGGCGATGGGCGAAGCGTTCACCGCCAAGCATTTCCGCACCTGGGGCGCGAGCCGCATAGCCTTCGAGCAAATCTGCGCGGCCGGAGAAGACGGCATCAGCCTCAAGGAGATGCTGGAGCCCGTCGCGGAGGCGCTCGGCAACACGCCGGCGATCAGCCGCAAATCCTATGTCCATCCCGCACTCATCGAAGCGGTGAAGCGGAACCCCCGCGATCCGCTCGGCGGGTTGCAATGTCCTCGTGCAACCAAATATCTATCGAGCGCCGAGCGCGGCCTGATCGAGTTTCTTGATAATGAGGCCGCCAGAACAGAAACCGAAGCCAAGGCGGCTTGA